In a genomic window of Sporosarcina trichiuri:
- a CDS encoding ComE operon protein 2 — protein sequence MDRITWEQFFMAQCSLLAVRSTCTRLAVGAVIVRDNRIIAGGYNGSVSGGDHCIDQGCYVVDNHCIRTIHAEMNALLQCGKFGIPAAGSTLYVTHFPCLQCSKAIIQAGISKVFFGQDYRNNEYAIELFRHAGIDVHRIPFDAGSLDFERAPKQELFEEMLMTMEQAGIPENDLRRFTEKAQSLFGG from the coding sequence ATGGACCGAATCACCTGGGAACAGTTTTTCATGGCGCAGTGCAGTCTGCTTGCCGTCCGGAGCACCTGCACGAGACTCGCAGTCGGCGCAGTCATCGTACGTGACAACCGGATCATCGCAGGCGGTTATAACGGATCTGTGTCCGGCGGAGATCATTGCATCGACCAAGGCTGCTACGTTGTCGATAATCATTGCATCCGAACAATCCATGCAGAGATGAATGCCCTACTGCAATGCGGGAAGTTCGGGATCCCGGCGGCGGGCTCCACGCTGTATGTGACACATTTCCCGTGTCTGCAATGCTCCAAAGCCATCATCCAGGCCGGTATTTCAAAAGTGTTCTTTGGCCAGGATTACCGGAACAATGAGTATGCGATCGAACTGTTCCGCCACGCAGGGATCGATGTGCATCGGATACCATTCGACGCAGGAAGTCTGGATTTTGAAAGAGCACCGAAACAGGAGCTGTTCGAAGAAATGCTCATGACAATGGAGCAGGCGGGCATCCCGGAAAACGACCTGAGACGTTTCACTGAGAAAGCCCAATCGTTATTTGGCGGCTGA
- the hrcA gene encoding heat-inducible transcriptional repressor HrcA, with amino-acid sequence MLTNRQLLILQLTVNDFIESAQPVGSRQLSKKKEAPFSPATIRNEMADLEEMGFLEKTHTSSGRVPSEKGYRFYVDHLLTPQKLKTEDNLQLRSVFRERALEAEVLIRNSASILSELTDYTTVLLGPDTKAHKVKRFSIVPLSDDKAVAIMVTNTGRVENHVVDITDGLSPSDIERMVNLLNERLVGTPLSDIPRKLAAESKQLYERHVSNAGAILSSIQDAMAGKTDERLFLSGQMNMMKQPEFNDIEKVKSFLEAIEQGVPLRLFEQTFAGIQVRIGSENKEHTLDDFSVISTAYAVGTDMTGSIAIIGPKRMDYGRVITLLDILSEDLSAALEKLTIDGRTDRRNKP; translated from the coding sequence ATGTTGACAAACAGGCAATTGCTTATCTTGCAACTGACGGTTAACGACTTCATCGAATCCGCTCAGCCTGTGGGCTCCAGACAGCTTTCGAAAAAAAAGGAAGCGCCTTTCAGTCCGGCCACGATACGCAATGAGATGGCAGACTTGGAAGAAATGGGTTTTTTAGAAAAGACCCATACGTCATCCGGGAGGGTCCCTTCTGAGAAGGGATACCGATTTTACGTCGACCACTTGCTGACTCCCCAAAAGCTTAAGACGGAGGATAACCTCCAGCTCCGTTCGGTATTCCGGGAAAGGGCGCTGGAAGCGGAAGTGCTGATAAGAAATTCTGCGTCCATCCTGTCTGAACTGACGGATTACACGACGGTTCTGCTCGGGCCGGATACAAAAGCGCATAAGGTAAAACGTTTTTCGATCGTGCCGCTGTCGGATGACAAAGCTGTCGCCATCATGGTGACCAATACAGGAAGAGTGGAGAATCATGTCGTCGATATTACGGACGGCCTGTCACCATCTGATATTGAACGGATGGTGAATCTTCTGAATGAACGGCTCGTCGGAACGCCGCTGTCGGACATTCCCAGAAAGCTCGCTGCTGAGTCGAAACAGCTGTACGAGCGCCATGTGAGCAATGCAGGAGCAATCCTTTCGTCCATACAGGACGCCATGGCCGGAAAGACGGATGAACGGCTCTTCCTGAGCGGTCAGATGAACATGATGAAACAGCCGGAGTTCAATGACATAGAAAAAGTGAAGTCCTTTCTCGAGGCTATCGAACAGGGCGTACCGCTGCGGCTGTTCGAACAGACTTTTGCGGGCATCCAAGTCCGCATAGGTTCCGAAAACAAGGAGCATACGCTCGATGATTTCAGTGTTATCTCCACCGCCTATGCCGTTGGTACCGACATGACCGGTTCAATTGCCATCATCGGTCCGAAACGGATGGACTACGGCAGAGTGATCACGCTGCTCGATATTCTCAGCGAAGACTTGTCGGCGGCATTGGAAAAACTCACGATTGATGGAAGAACGGATAGGAGGAACAAACCATGA
- the rpsT gene encoding 30S ribosomal protein S20, whose amino-acid sequence MPNIKGAIKRVKQSNAANEQNSSTKAAMRSAVRRADAAISSNADNAEELKRAAIKQLDTAAGKGLIHKNTAARQKARLTKKAL is encoded by the coding sequence ATGCCAAACATTAAAGGTGCCATCAAACGCGTAAAGCAAAGCAACGCTGCGAATGAGCAGAACTCAAGCACAAAAGCTGCAATGCGCTCTGCAGTTCGGAGAGCAGATGCTGCGATCAGCAGCAACGCTGACAACGCTGAGGAACTTAAGCGCGCTGCGATCAAACAATTGGACACTGCTGCCGGTAAAGGCCTTATCCATAAAAACACAGCTGCTCGTCAAAAAGCACGCCTTACAAAAAAAGCTTTGTAA
- the grpE gene encoding nucleotide exchange factor GrpE — protein sequence MTEKEPVSEEVENSSGAVNDTEEENAVQPDAENGTADQTDGAEADERDRRIADLENRLEEEENRRLRILADLDNTRRRANLDKEAMQKYRAQEVLTHLIPVLDNFERGLSVQAESEDAKSLMTGMQMVYRSLDDALKSEGLQEIEAAGLDFDPNFHQAVMTGTDEEKPSGIVLEVLQKGYMLKDRVLRPAMVKVNE from the coding sequence ATGACAGAAAAAGAACCAGTTTCCGAAGAAGTTGAAAACAGCAGCGGTGCGGTGAACGATACCGAAGAAGAAAACGCTGTGCAGCCTGACGCTGAAAATGGCACTGCAGATCAGACAGACGGTGCAGAGGCGGATGAAAGAGATCGGCGGATTGCAGATCTCGAGAACAGGCTGGAAGAAGAGGAGAACCGCCGGCTGCGGATTCTGGCAGACCTCGATAACACCCGCAGGCGGGCGAACCTGGACAAAGAGGCGATGCAGAAATACCGCGCCCAGGAAGTACTGACGCACCTCATACCTGTTCTCGATAATTTCGAAAGAGGTCTGTCCGTCCAAGCCGAAAGCGAAGATGCGAAAAGTCTGATGACGGGTATGCAGATGGTGTACCGCAGTCTTGACGATGCACTGAAATCCGAAGGTCTTCAGGAGATCGAGGCGGCTGGTCTCGACTTCGATCCGAACTTCCATCAGGCCGTCATGACCGGTACGGATGAGGAAAAGCCATCCGGCATCGTGCTTGAAGTGCTGCAGAAGGGGTATATGCTGAAAGATCGAGTACTCCGTCCGGCGATGGTGAAAGTGAACGAATAA
- a CDS encoding DNA internalization-related competence protein ComEC/Rec2 — MRFKEQVKIDGARLKGFAETTDGIVYYVLYTISDEQEKQILQNYVLAGRAITVTGSAEPPEAPAHQYAFDMASYLRMNGAALLYKADSLKIAGQRDTRRLARLHAQRQKLKQHIRKVFPESLRTEAEALLIGDRSSMDEEVSAQYRTLGITHLFAISGLHVGLLTILFRTAAKRLHIRIETVDSLLLVLLPCYALLAGGAPSVWRAVTVTMLILLTLTGKIRLPMDDALALSALGFLILKPYILFQPGFQLSYGAAFSLIYSARFLQSRTSALGLSASVTAITQTALAPILLYHFYELSLSSFVVNLVYVPLYSVIILPANIILLAVSLVSGTAALPLFALYEPLRSLLTVCTAWLADLPYQMWTAGQPSGGWIGLMVLAVMLGFVNIERTGRISSGIVILAAPMLLFHLKPYLDPALHVTYLDVGQGDSIVIELPHRKAVYVIDTGGNVPYSDPDWRTPEKPFQIGSQLVVPFLKGRGISRIDTLVITHAHLDHMEAADEVLRDIRTAAVHAPAGSLQEEQMIPVAAEAERRRTELLSRQSGDAWHAGDIRFTYLSPFDDQYTHNDSSLVLLMETGTHRFLFTGDLETDGEHRIIRSYGHMDWRGVVLKAGHHGSDTSTTAEFLEFLQPRLAVISAGRNNRYGHPHPNVTARLDEQQIPYFVTADHGTVGISVRDGQLDIRLTRKKKEDPG, encoded by the coding sequence ATGCGCTTCAAAGAACAAGTGAAAATCGACGGCGCAAGACTGAAAGGTTTCGCTGAAACAACGGATGGCATCGTCTATTATGTGCTGTATACGATTTCGGATGAACAGGAAAAACAGATACTCCAAAACTATGTCTTGGCCGGAAGGGCCATCACGGTGACCGGTTCAGCGGAACCGCCTGAGGCTCCGGCACATCAGTATGCTTTCGACATGGCATCCTATTTGCGCATGAATGGCGCCGCCCTGCTGTACAAGGCGGACAGCCTTAAGATCGCAGGGCAACGGGATACACGCCGACTGGCACGGCTGCATGCGCAGCGGCAGAAACTGAAACAGCATATCCGGAAGGTTTTTCCTGAATCGCTCAGGACGGAGGCGGAGGCTCTCCTGATCGGCGACCGGAGCAGCATGGACGAGGAAGTATCGGCACAATACCGGACGCTCGGCATCACCCACCTGTTTGCGATATCCGGTCTCCATGTCGGACTCCTTACAATCCTTTTCCGGACAGCGGCGAAGCGCCTGCATATCCGGATTGAAACAGTCGACTCGCTGCTGCTCGTCCTGCTGCCCTGCTATGCACTTTTAGCTGGAGGTGCGCCGTCCGTGTGGCGTGCCGTGACGGTGACGATGCTGATCCTGCTGACGCTGACAGGGAAGATCCGCCTGCCGATGGATGATGCATTGGCGCTCAGCGCGCTCGGTTTCCTCATCCTGAAACCGTATATCCTCTTCCAGCCGGGTTTCCAGCTGTCCTATGGGGCAGCCTTTTCACTGATCTATTCCGCCCGGTTCCTCCAAAGCCGCACATCCGCCCTCGGTTTATCCGCAAGTGTCACAGCGATCACGCAGACGGCTCTTGCCCCGATCCTGCTGTACCATTTCTATGAGCTGTCGCTGTCATCATTCGTGGTCAACTTGGTGTATGTACCGCTTTACTCTGTCATCATCCTGCCCGCGAATATCATCCTGCTTGCCGTTTCACTTGTATCCGGTACAGCAGCGCTCCCTCTGTTTGCGCTCTATGAACCGCTCAGGTCCCTGCTCACCGTCTGCACTGCCTGGCTTGCAGATCTGCCATACCAGATGTGGACGGCCGGACAGCCGTCAGGCGGGTGGATCGGCCTGATGGTGCTGGCTGTCATGCTGGGGTTCGTCAATATTGAAAGGACCGGACGCATATCCAGCGGGATAGTGATCCTGGCTGCACCCATGCTGCTGTTCCATCTGAAACCATACCTCGATCCTGCACTGCATGTCACGTACCTGGATGTCGGGCAGGGGGACAGCATCGTCATCGAGCTGCCGCACCGCAAAGCGGTGTATGTCATCGATACGGGAGGGAATGTTCCGTACAGTGACCCCGATTGGCGGACTCCCGAGAAGCCGTTCCAGATCGGCAGCCAGCTTGTCGTCCCGTTCCTGAAAGGCAGAGGGATCAGCCGGATCGATACGCTGGTCATCACACATGCGCATCTGGATCATATGGAGGCGGCGGATGAAGTGCTCCGGGACATAAGGACAGCGGCAGTCCATGCGCCCGCCGGCAGTCTGCAGGAAGAGCAGATGATCCCGGTTGCTGCTGAAGCGGAACGCCGCCGGACGGAGCTGCTCAGCAGGCAGTCCGGAGATGCCTGGCACGCCGGAGACATCCGGTTCACCTACTTGTCGCCGTTCGATGATCAGTACACGCATAATGACAGTTCCCTTGTATTGCTGATGGAAACGGGAACGCATAGATTCTTGTTCACCGGAGACCTGGAGACTGATGGGGAACATAGGATCATCCGCAGCTATGGCCATATGGACTGGAGGGGGGTCGTCCTGAAGGCGGGGCACCACGGGAGTGATACATCGACAACCGCGGAGTTCCTGGAATTCCTCCAGCCGCGGCTCGCAGTCATTTCAGCCGGCCGGAACAACCGGTACGGCCATCCGCATCCGAATGTGACCGCACGGCTGGACGAGCAGCAGATTCCATACTTCGTGACGGCCGACCATGGGACTGTCGGCATATCGGTCCGGGACGGGCAGCTCGATATCCGATTGACCAGAAAAAAAAAGGAAGACCCCGGCTGA
- the holA gene encoding DNA polymerase III subunit delta, with product MVTAAWKEIEKNAGQAVYLLTGSEHYLLQQTVDKIISGLEGITEEDVTYIDLEEQSAGLVIEEADTLPFFGDRKVIVAKNASFLKAKDKGKEKIDHPLDRLALWLEHPSPTATVIFTAPYEKLDSRKKITKLMQKHAVVVEANKLSGSDLTVWVQHQAGSLHRSIDRQTADYLIGTAGENMMQLSKELEKIASYLDEGKEITEEVIDLLVPRSPETEIFRLTDAYISGSRPKTLAVYHDLLRNGEEPIAMTSLIAGQVRLMLHVGTLKKKGYHQQQIASMLNVHPYRVKLVMTSRSMPPEHRLLQVLDRLAAVDLKLKTTSVSRERVLELFFMEPL from the coding sequence ATGGTAACAGCGGCATGGAAAGAAATCGAGAAGAATGCCGGACAGGCAGTCTATCTGCTGACGGGCAGCGAGCACTATCTGCTGCAGCAGACGGTGGACAAAATCATCAGCGGACTGGAAGGGATCACGGAGGAGGATGTCACCTATATCGATTTGGAAGAGCAGTCTGCCGGCCTCGTCATCGAGGAGGCGGATACGCTGCCATTTTTCGGCGACCGTAAAGTGATCGTCGCGAAAAATGCGTCATTCCTGAAGGCCAAAGACAAAGGGAAAGAGAAGATCGATCATCCGCTGGACAGGCTGGCGTTATGGCTGGAACATCCGTCGCCTACAGCGACCGTCATCTTCACTGCGCCTTACGAAAAGCTGGATTCCCGCAAAAAGATCACGAAGCTCATGCAGAAACACGCGGTGGTCGTGGAAGCGAATAAGTTATCGGGAAGTGATCTGACAGTGTGGGTGCAGCATCAGGCCGGTTCGCTGCATCGCAGCATCGACCGGCAGACGGCTGATTATCTGATCGGAACGGCAGGGGAAAATATGATGCAGCTGTCGAAGGAACTTGAAAAAATCGCTTCCTATCTGGATGAAGGAAAAGAAATCACGGAAGAGGTCATCGATCTTCTTGTTCCCCGGTCGCCGGAAACGGAAATTTTCCGTCTGACGGATGCTTACATTTCAGGCAGCCGTCCGAAGACGTTGGCGGTCTACCATGATCTGCTGCGGAATGGGGAAGAACCGATCGCGATGACGTCGCTGATCGCGGGACAGGTACGTCTCATGCTCCACGTCGGCACGCTCAAGAAAAAAGGGTATCATCAGCAGCAGATTGCAAGTATGCTCAATGTGCACCCCTACAGGGTCAAGCTGGTCATGACGAGCCGTTCGATGCCGCCGGAACACCGGCTGCTCCAAGTGCTCGACCGTCTGGCGGCTGTCGACCTGAAACTGAAAACGACGTCCGTCAGCCGCGAACGCGTATTGGAACTGTTCTTCATGGAACCGTTATAA
- the lepA gene encoding translation elongation factor 4 has product MNHQQKLDRQKNIRNFSIIAHIDHGKSTLADRLLEQTGTITAREMKTQTLDSMDLERERGITIKLNAVQLMYKAKNGEEYTFHLIDTPGHVDFTYEVSRSLAACEGAILVVDAAQGIEAQTLANVYLALDNDLEILPVINKIDLPAADPDRVKDEIENVIGIDASEAVHASAKSGIGIGEILEQIVEKVPAPSGDPDAPLKALIFDSHYDQYKGVIVNIRIMEGSIKPGDTIRMMATGKEFEVVDLGVFTPKISPRDELTVGDVGYLSAAIKTVGDTRVGDTITLADNPAEKPLAGYRKMNPMVFCGLYPIDTSKYNDLREALEKLELNDSALEYEAETSQALGFGYRCGFLGLLHMEIIQERIEREFNIDLITTAPSVIYNVVLTDGSEVKVDNPSMMPNAQKIEYVEEPYVKASIMVPNDYVGAVMELCQKKRGNFLTMDYLDASRVNIVYELPLAEIVYDFFDQLKSSTKGYASLDYELMGYKTSKLAKMDILLNGETVDALSFIVHKDFSYERGKAIVEKLKSLIPRQQFEVPVQAAIGQKIIARSTIKSMGKNVLAKCYGGDISRKRKLLEKQKEGKKRMKQVGSVEVPQEAFMAVLRMDEE; this is encoded by the coding sequence ATGAATCATCAGCAGAAACTGGACAGACAGAAAAACATACGGAACTTCTCGATCATTGCGCATATCGACCACGGGAAATCCACTTTGGCCGACAGGCTGCTCGAACAGACAGGCACGATCACTGCACGGGAAATGAAAACCCAGACACTCGACTCCATGGATCTCGAGCGCGAACGGGGAATCACCATCAAACTGAATGCCGTGCAGCTGATGTACAAAGCGAAAAATGGCGAAGAGTATACATTCCACCTGATCGATACACCGGGGCATGTCGACTTCACATACGAAGTGTCACGAAGCCTTGCCGCGTGCGAAGGCGCCATACTGGTTGTGGATGCCGCGCAGGGAATCGAGGCACAGACGCTTGCGAACGTATATCTGGCACTTGATAACGACTTGGAAATCCTGCCAGTCATCAATAAAATCGACCTTCCGGCAGCCGATCCCGACCGCGTCAAGGATGAAATCGAGAACGTCATCGGCATCGATGCATCCGAAGCAGTTCATGCATCCGCAAAATCCGGGATCGGTATCGGAGAGATCCTGGAACAGATCGTCGAGAAGGTGCCTGCACCATCTGGCGATCCGGACGCACCGCTGAAAGCGCTGATTTTCGACTCCCATTATGATCAGTACAAAGGGGTCATCGTTAATATTCGTATAATGGAAGGTTCCATTAAGCCGGGAGACACAATCCGCATGATGGCAACAGGAAAAGAATTCGAAGTGGTGGACCTCGGTGTCTTCACTCCGAAAATCTCGCCGCGCGACGAATTGACCGTCGGCGATGTCGGGTATCTGTCAGCGGCCATCAAGACGGTCGGAGACACTCGAGTGGGGGATACGATCACCCTCGCGGACAACCCGGCTGAAAAACCTCTGGCAGGCTACCGGAAGATGAACCCGATGGTCTTCTGCGGGCTGTATCCGATCGATACATCCAAATATAACGATCTCCGGGAAGCGCTGGAGAAACTTGAATTGAACGACTCCGCCCTGGAGTATGAAGCGGAAACATCCCAGGCACTCGGCTTCGGATACCGGTGCGGATTCCTCGGCCTCCTCCATATGGAAATCATCCAGGAGCGGATCGAGCGGGAATTCAATATCGATCTCATCACGACGGCACCGAGCGTGATCTACAATGTCGTCTTGACGGACGGCAGCGAAGTGAAAGTGGACAACCCGTCCATGATGCCGAACGCCCAGAAGATCGAGTACGTCGAGGAGCCGTATGTCAAAGCATCCATCATGGTTCCGAATGACTATGTAGGGGCGGTCATGGAATTGTGTCAGAAAAAACGCGGGAATTTCCTGACGATGGATTATTTGGATGCCTCCCGTGTCAATATCGTATATGAACTGCCGCTTGCTGAAATCGTCTATGACTTTTTCGATCAGCTGAAGTCCAGTACGAAAGGATACGCATCACTCGATTACGAACTGATGGGATACAAGACGTCGAAGCTTGCCAAGATGGATATCCTCCTGAACGGAGAGACTGTGGATGCGCTCAGCTTCATCGTCCACAAGGACTTCTCTTACGAACGCGGGAAAGCGATTGTCGAAAAGTTGAAATCCCTGATTCCGCGCCAGCAGTTCGAAGTGCCGGTCCAAGCGGCAATCGGCCAGAAGATCATCGCGCGTTCGACGATCAAATCCATGGGGAAGAACGTCCTGGCGAAGTGCTACGGCGGCGACATCTCACGGAAACGGAAACTGCTCGAGAAACAAAAAGAAGGCAAAAAGAGAATGAAGCAAGTCGGCTCTGTCGAAGTGCCGCAGGAAGCCTTCATGGCTGTATTGCGGATGGACGAAGAATAA
- the gpr gene encoding GPR endopeptidase — translation MESHDFYRTDLVVESEEMVRHRTEDEKETLDNSRGVEFREDKKGRMLVTTVRIDKKGEERIGKKEGTYITLTDPLLHADDKSGLAKLTKEMVRQLKSLTEPLALKDDSKLLFVGLGNRDVTPDAVGPLTMERLQPIVPDYYQETGAEIYLYAPGVTIQTGLETADFIKGIADVIRPDLLVVIDALAARDSGRLCRTIQITDTGIHPGSGVGNSRKEVSQETLGVPVIAIGIPTVVDGPVLIADAIDTLFGYMAAKIEEESKPSAKLSVAPWLHNENKGADRKTLIPIFGDWASWPHEERVQLFEEVLSNHQLKTFISPKEIDGWVQLYASALSSALASWIHSFKKSS, via the coding sequence ATGGAGAGCCATGACTTTTACCGTACGGATCTGGTTGTCGAAAGCGAAGAGATGGTGAGACATAGAACTGAAGATGAAAAAGAGACGCTGGATAACTCACGGGGCGTCGAGTTCCGAGAAGACAAAAAAGGCAGGATGCTTGTGACAACAGTGCGGATCGACAAGAAGGGCGAAGAGCGGATCGGGAAAAAGGAAGGGACCTATATCACCCTGACAGATCCGCTGCTGCATGCCGATGACAAGAGCGGACTGGCGAAGCTCACGAAAGAGATGGTGCGCCAGCTGAAGAGTCTGACAGAGCCGCTTGCATTGAAAGACGACAGCAAGCTGCTGTTCGTCGGTCTCGGAAATCGGGATGTGACACCTGACGCAGTCGGACCGCTGACGATGGAGCGCCTGCAGCCGATTGTACCGGATTACTACCAGGAAACCGGCGCGGAAATCTACCTGTACGCACCGGGTGTCACGATACAGACTGGGCTGGAGACAGCGGATTTCATCAAAGGGATTGCAGACGTTATCCGCCCGGATCTGCTGGTGGTTATCGATGCACTTGCCGCCCGTGACAGCGGCCGGCTTTGCCGGACCATCCAGATCACTGATACAGGCATCCATCCGGGTTCGGGTGTCGGCAACAGCCGGAAGGAAGTGTCGCAGGAAACGCTCGGTGTGCCTGTAATTGCAATCGGTATCCCGACAGTCGTCGATGGGCCTGTACTCATCGCGGATGCGATCGATACATTATTCGGCTACATGGCAGCTAAAATAGAGGAAGAGAGCAAACCGTCCGCCAAGCTGTCCGTAGCTCCCTGGCTGCACAATGAGAATAAGGGTGCCGACCGGAAGACCCTGATTCCGATATTCGGTGACTGGGCATCATGGCCGCACGAGGAACGCGTCCAGCTGTTCGAAGAGGTTCTGTCGAATCACCAGCTGAAGACGTTTATCTCCCCGAAGGAGATCGACGGATGGGTGCAGCTGTATGCATCTGCACTCAGTTCGGCACTTGCTTCCTGGATCCATTCGTTCAAGAAAAGTTCTTGA
- the hemW gene encoding radical SAM family heme chaperone HemW, translating to MRGLYIHIPFCHQICHYCDFNKVFVKNQPVDAYLESIRGELSILKQAGADFSTVETVFFGGGTPTALTAGQLDTLLEIVGSFVDTARLTEFSTEANPDELTTDKLRVLKNGGIKRLSLGVQSFDPALLKRIGRSHSPEQAVQVIADARKNGFDDISIDLIYALPDQTRKQWETTLDQALALDLPHYSGYSLIIEPKTVFYNLMNKGRLPLPGEDAETAMFESLISRMEQAGRGQYEISNFAIPGHESVHNMIYWENDEYAGVGAGAHGYLDGVRYANLGPLKKYMAAVDEGRLPRLEEHEVTQQEKMEEEMFLGLRKLDGVSAGKFALKFGIPLEEKYGSVVDDLAARGLLERRGDRVRLTKDGVFKGNEAFQQFLL from the coding sequence ATGAGAGGTCTGTACATCCATATCCCGTTCTGTCACCAAATCTGCCACTATTGTGATTTCAATAAGGTCTTTGTCAAAAACCAGCCGGTCGATGCCTATCTAGAATCGATCCGGGGAGAACTATCCATACTGAAACAGGCAGGTGCCGACTTCAGCACAGTGGAAACCGTCTTTTTCGGCGGCGGTACGCCGACTGCCCTGACAGCCGGGCAGCTCGACACACTGCTGGAAATCGTCGGCTCATTCGTGGACACTGCCCGTCTGACGGAGTTCTCGACGGAAGCCAATCCGGACGAACTGACGACGGACAAGTTGCGCGTGCTTAAAAACGGAGGCATCAAGCGGCTCAGTCTTGGTGTCCAATCGTTCGATCCAGCACTGCTGAAACGGATCGGCCGCTCCCACAGTCCTGAACAGGCAGTGCAAGTCATCGCGGATGCACGTAAGAATGGATTCGATGACATCAGCATCGACCTCATCTACGCACTGCCGGATCAGACCCGCAAGCAATGGGAGACGACACTGGATCAGGCACTCGCTCTCGATCTCCCTCACTACTCCGGGTATTCGCTCATCATCGAACCGAAGACTGTCTTCTATAATCTCATGAACAAAGGGCGGCTGCCGCTTCCCGGGGAGGATGCGGAAACAGCGATGTTCGAGTCGTTGATCAGCAGGATGGAACAAGCGGGCCGCGGACAGTACGAAATCAGCAATTTTGCAATCCCCGGCCATGAGTCCGTCCATAATATGATCTATTGGGAGAACGATGAATATGCAGGCGTCGGTGCGGGTGCCCATGGTTACCTGGACGGTGTCCGGTATGCGAACCTCGGCCCGCTGAAAAAGTATATGGCGGCGGTGGACGAAGGACGGCTGCCTCGGCTGGAGGAGCATGAAGTGACCCAGCAGGAGAAAATGGAAGAGGAGATGTTCCTCGGTCTGCGGAAGCTCGACGGGGTCTCCGCCGGCAAGTTCGCCCTCAAATTCGGTATACCCTTGGAAGAGAAATACGGCAGCGTGGTGGATGATCTGGCCGCCAGGGGCCTTCTGGAACGCCGGGGAGACCGTGTCCGTCTGACAAAGGACGGAGTTTTCAAGGGCAATGAAGCATTCCAGCAATTCCTCTTGTAA
- the spoIIP gene encoding stage II sporulation protein P — protein sequence MKKTLYIWTFAVLALFLFPILLQLIPAKQPGSAPAALKQKAYIVYASNVLEPPKAADRKKILLHFTHSEEAYEPITKAADGKVAVSHKTENITKFGETLRLQLDAMGAEADILPVDIQKEMVKQKIPYHRSYKAIRPYLEKALAGKEYDFVFDIHRDSVPAGKTTVEYEENRYAKIAMVVGQEHPQYKKNYRAAKDLAAQMEAIVPGITRNILLKGGPGVDGKYNQDLHPGFILIELGGIGNTEDELNRTIAVIAEAANLLQTEEQAD from the coding sequence TTGAAAAAAACACTGTATATCTGGACTTTTGCCGTATTAGCACTTTTTCTGTTCCCGATCCTGCTCCAGCTGATTCCCGCCAAACAGCCGGGCAGCGCGCCTGCCGCATTGAAACAGAAAGCGTACATCGTCTATGCATCGAATGTACTTGAACCGCCGAAAGCTGCAGACCGGAAAAAGATCCTCCTCCACTTCACCCATTCGGAGGAAGCGTATGAACCGATCACCAAGGCTGCAGATGGGAAAGTGGCCGTTTCCCATAAAACAGAAAACATCACCAAGTTCGGTGAAACGCTCCGTCTTCAGCTGGATGCCATGGGTGCGGAAGCGGATATCCTGCCTGTCGACATCCAAAAAGAGATGGTCAAACAGAAAATCCCTTATCACCGATCATACAAAGCAATACGTCCGTATCTGGAAAAAGCACTGGCAGGCAAAGAATATGATTTTGTGTTCGACATCCATAGGGATTCTGTGCCCGCAGGGAAGACAACCGTGGAATACGAGGAGAACCGCTATGCAAAGATTGCAATGGTCGTCGGTCAGGAACATCCCCAGTATAAGAAGAATTACCGGGCAGCAAAGGATCTGGCCGCTCAGATGGAAGCGATCGTCCCCGGAATCACGCGCAACATCCTGCTGAAAGGCGGACCGGGGGTCGATGGGAAATACAATCAGGATCTTCATCCTGGCTTCATCCTGATCGAGCTGGGCGGCATCGGCAATACGGAAGACGAACTCAACAGGACGATCGCCGTGATCGCCGAGGCGGCAAACCTTCTGCAAACGGAGGAACAGGCAGATTGA
- a CDS encoding YqzM family protein: MNEFEKDVQSKRNDLLDSGVGFIVSFVGFSLIWVIATIVEVAAR, encoded by the coding sequence ATGAACGAATTCGAAAAGGACGTTCAGTCCAAACGTAATGATCTTCTTGACTCAGGTGTCGGCTTCATCGTATCTTTCGTAGGTTTCTCTTTAATTTGGGTAATTGCTACGATTGTCGAAGTCGCTGCGCGCTGA